In the Pseudodesulfovibrio alkaliphilus genome, one interval contains:
- the pheT gene encoding phenylalanine--tRNA ligase subunit beta yields MLVSLDWLREFVPFEGEPQALGDRLTMLGLELDGIHDPFEAVSDLVVGHVVECGPHPEADKLSVCRVDVGDEVLDIVCGAPNVAAGQKVPVARVGTTMPGGLKIKKAKLRGVPSNGMICSERELGFSDDHEGIWVLDSALKPGIRLTDALGLERVVFDFDITPNRADCLSILGFARETALAFDLPLTLPALDLVEAGGNAADEVRIVIDDPELCPLYNGRILRGVTTRKGPDWMRFRLLALGQRPISNIVDCTNYIMFELGQPLHAFDLDLIEGGTIRVAPATDGMRFTTLDGHERTLTAADLLIWDGVKPVALAGVMGGLNSEMHDGSTNVLLEAAIFRPGTIRKTARRLALPSDASYRFERGVDQVMNRFCLDRAAQLMAETSGGSVVSGVTSAEPKPWRDRTHIYRHDRCMRLLGLDLEPEFARKVFTLEGCGVDDSDPACWTVSSPSHRLDLEREVDLYEEVGRVYGLDRIPAVLPRVAKSLEGIVSGETEYGFIGRVKSWGAGVGLNEAINYSFVGADDLDRLGLPAQGRVFIANPLSEEQNVMRTALAPGLLNTLKHNLSKGNNHIRVFEVAKRFVADPESDTETREHSGLGILLYGPRHAAEWPWQGGDADYLDLKGHVEHLVQSHLKLSAPQCALAGEHPFLSPCVEVRVEGRLVGVMGRVREEMADFYHARKEVWLAELDLDALRELSAAHRIGFSPLPVFPPSRRDVTVIGPTTLKAQAIREVIEGVGVDILESVELVAEFVPQDQQEGREERNLSFRLTYRHPARTLKDTQVDKEHARILDALTSALPVRF; encoded by the coding sequence ATGCTTGTCAGTCTAGATTGGTTGCGTGAATTCGTGCCCTTTGAGGGCGAACCCCAGGCCCTGGGCGACCGGCTCACCATGCTCGGCCTCGAGCTCGACGGCATCCACGATCCCTTTGAGGCCGTGAGCGATCTGGTGGTGGGCCATGTGGTCGAGTGCGGACCGCATCCCGAGGCGGACAAGCTCTCGGTCTGCCGCGTGGACGTGGGCGACGAGGTGCTCGATATCGTCTGCGGAGCGCCCAACGTGGCAGCCGGACAGAAGGTTCCGGTGGCCAGAGTGGGCACCACCATGCCCGGCGGGCTGAAGATCAAGAAGGCCAAGCTGCGCGGCGTCCCGTCCAACGGCATGATCTGCTCCGAGCGCGAGCTGGGCTTTTCCGACGATCATGAAGGCATCTGGGTGCTCGACAGCGCCCTGAAGCCCGGCATCCGGCTGACCGATGCCCTGGGTCTGGAGCGCGTGGTCTTTGATTTCGACATCACGCCCAACCGGGCCGACTGTCTTTCCATTCTCGGCTTTGCCCGCGAGACGGCCCTGGCCTTTGACCTGCCTCTGACCCTGCCAGCCCTCGACCTTGTCGAAGCGGGTGGCAACGCGGCCGACGAGGTGCGTATCGTCATCGACGATCCCGAGCTGTGCCCGCTCTACAACGGGCGTATCCTGCGTGGCGTGACCACGCGCAAGGGGCCGGACTGGATGCGATTCCGCCTCCTGGCCCTTGGTCAGCGGCCCATCAGCAACATTGTTGACTGCACCAACTACATCATGTTCGAGCTGGGCCAGCCCCTGCACGCTTTTGACCTCGACCTGATCGAGGGCGGCACCATCCGTGTCGCGCCGGCCACGGACGGCATGCGCTTCACCACCCTGGACGGCCACGAGCGCACCCTGACCGCGGCCGACCTGCTCATTTGGGACGGGGTCAAGCCCGTGGCCCTGGCGGGCGTCATGGGCGGACTCAACTCCGAAATGCACGACGGCTCCACCAATGTCCTGCTCGAAGCAGCGATATTCAGGCCAGGCACCATCCGCAAGACCGCTCGCAGGCTCGCGCTGCCCTCGGACGCCTCCTACCGCTTCGAGCGCGGGGTGGACCAGGTCATGAACCGTTTCTGCCTTGACCGCGCAGCGCAGCTCATGGCCGAAACCTCGGGCGGCTCGGTGGTCTCGGGCGTGACCAGCGCCGAACCCAAGCCCTGGCGCGACCGCACCCACATCTATCGCCATGATCGCTGCATGCGGCTGCTCGGCCTTGATCTGGAGCCGGAGTTCGCCAGGAAGGTCTTCACCCTCGAAGGGTGCGGCGTGGACGACAGCGATCCTGCCTGCTGGACCGTTTCCTCGCCCTCGCACCGGCTCGACCTGGAGCGCGAGGTGGACCTGTACGAGGAAGTGGGCCGTGTCTACGGGCTGGACCGGATTCCGGCCGTGCTGCCTCGGGTGGCCAAGTCGCTGGAGGGCATTGTCTCTGGCGAGACCGAGTACGGCTTCATCGGCCGGGTCAAGTCCTGGGGTGCGGGAGTGGGCCTCAACGAGGCCATCAACTACAGCTTCGTGGGCGCCGACGATCTCGACCGCCTGGGGTTGCCCGCACAGGGGCGCGTGTTCATCGCCAACCCTTTGAGCGAGGAGCAGAACGTCATGCGTACTGCCCTGGCCCCGGGTCTGCTCAATACTCTCAAACATAATCTTTCCAAGGGAAACAACCATATCCGCGTCTTTGAGGTGGCCAAGCGGTTCGTGGCCGACCCAGAGTCGGACACCGAAACGCGAGAGCACTCGGGTCTGGGCATTCTGCTCTATGGCCCGCGCCATGCGGCCGAGTGGCCCTGGCAGGGCGGAGACGCGGACTATCTCGACCTCAAGGGGCATGTGGAACATCTGGTGCAGAGCCATCTCAAGCTTTCCGCTCCCCAGTGCGCTCTGGCCGGTGAGCATCCTTTCCTCAGTCCGTGCGTGGAGGTGCGGGTGGAGGGTCGCCTTGTGGGCGTTATGGGCCGGGTTCGCGAGGAGATGGCCGACTTCTATCATGCCCGCAAAGAGGTCTGGCTGGCGGAACTGGATCTCGACGCACTGCGCGAGCTGTCCGCGGCCCACAGGATCGGGTTCTCTCCGCTGCCCGTGTTCCCGCCCAGCCGCCGCGACGTGACTGTCATCGGTCCCACCACCCTCAAGGCCCAGGCCATCCGCGAGGTCATCGAGGGAGTGGGGGTGGACATTCTGGAATCCGTGGAGCTGGTGGCCGAGTTCGTGCCCCAGGATCAGCAGGAGGGTCGCGAGGAGCGCAACCTTTCCTTCAGGCTGACCTATCGCCACCCGGCCCGGACCCTCAAGGACACCCAGGTGGACAAGGAACACGCCAGGATTCTCGACGCCCTGACATCCGCCCTTCCGGTTCGGTTCTAA
- a CDS encoding arsenate reductase ArsC, producing the protein MKILYLCTGNSCRSQMAEGWTRHLHPDIECWSAGVVRHGMNPDAVRVMLEAGVDISAQTSKTVDDLPDVAFDYVVTLCGHAAENCPFFPSRARRVHRGFDDPPSLAAGLPTEAARLDVFRRVRDEIRAMVAGLPGSLED; encoded by the coding sequence ATGAAGATTCTTTACCTATGTACCGGCAACTCCTGCCGTAGCCAGATGGCAGAGGGATGGACCCGCCATCTGCACCCGGACATCGAGTGCTGGTCTGCCGGGGTGGTCCGCCACGGCATGAATCCCGACGCGGTCCGCGTTATGCTGGAAGCCGGGGTGGACATCTCTGCCCAGACCTCCAAGACAGTGGACGACCTGCCTGACGTGGCGTTTGACTATGTGGTCACGCTGTGCGGCCACGCGGCCGAGAACTGCCCGTTTTTTCCCTCACGGGCCAGACGGGTGCATCGCGGGTTTGATGACCCGCCAAGTCTGGCGGCAGGGCTGCCGACCGAAGCGGCTCGGCTCGACGTGTTTCGCCGGGTGCGAGACGAGATTCGGGCCATGGTCGCCGGGTTGCCGGGCAGTCTGGAAGACTGA
- a CDS encoding AsmA family protein — translation MNKLAKVGIVGAVVAASLAALVLGVFFITFDINNYQGVIARMVAEKTGRELSFGGDISLTLFPRLGVCMENVSLSDAPGFGDGPMATVGTARLDVCPLSLVSGKVRFGHLDIQRASVALRRDPSGRTNWDDLTSRAAMPGSAAERRAGGGEAADGLLVLEIEGVSVTDSSLAWIDRAGGASVSLSDVSLTTGTIVRGAPFGVSFQGAVCVEDTELAGTLEVSAAAAFPADLPRVDFTDATLRAVLTGAAVPGSRAGILVRAESASVELRGSGQAGHTLRVDGLTVSGYGVTARASGSVTGVGSAARLTASVGVDPFAVRQTLAALGMDAPRMADPAALSRAGATAALVVDAGGFDVRELEAVIDDTAVSGSFSRREREGSARYVLRLAITSLDLDRYLPLSKAERPGPPPAEEGLRDAVPLMDVAWLRGLSLDLEATVQSLRFGGVRMTDVQAAAGARHGLVRISPVKAALYGGQAALGLTVNAVSDHPASDLIVGVERVDVCGLSRDAWGGGEYQGVLTLNAALGCQGTRREAMLRSMNGRFTLGLSDGVFPGVDLMGLARTAQERRAQGQGSVEAADTDSTRFGSITATGVVSNGVLRSRDLEVKAPGLRADGQGSVDLPSGRIDSLIKVKLVPTAQGQGGRSSDNLYGVMVPIRVTGTVEHPRYRVSIQEYIRVLGGAVLDTAESVVEGVSGVLKDVGKAIVGGEETREGGADGKRSFFGLF, via the coding sequence ATGAACAAGCTGGCGAAAGTGGGCATCGTCGGAGCGGTTGTCGCCGCGTCGCTGGCGGCGCTGGTCCTTGGCGTCTTCTTCATCACCTTTGACATCAACAACTATCAGGGCGTCATTGCCCGCATGGTGGCTGAGAAGACCGGCAGAGAGCTGTCCTTTGGCGGGGACATTTCCCTGACCTTGTTCCCCAGGCTCGGGGTGTGCATGGAGAATGTCTCCCTGAGCGATGCGCCGGGTTTTGGCGACGGTCCCATGGCCACCGTGGGAACGGCCCGGCTTGATGTCTGCCCGCTGTCCCTTGTTTCGGGCAAGGTGCGTTTTGGCCATCTCGATATTCAGCGGGCTAGCGTGGCCCTGCGACGCGATCCCTCTGGCCGGACCAACTGGGACGACCTGACCAGCCGGGCGGCAATGCCTGGATCGGCGGCGGAGCGCCGCGCCGGGGGCGGTGAGGCCGCGGACGGGCTTCTGGTGCTGGAGATCGAGGGAGTGAGCGTTACCGATTCCTCCCTGGCCTGGATTGATCGCGCCGGGGGGGCGAGCGTTTCCCTGAGCGATGTCTCCCTGACCACCGGGACCATCGTCCGGGGAGCGCCTTTTGGCGTGAGCTTCCAGGGCGCTGTCTGCGTCGAGGACACGGAATTGGCCGGTACACTGGAAGTGTCAGCGGCAGCGGCCTTCCCGGCAGACTTGCCCCGAGTTGATTTTACTGACGCGACCCTCAGGGCCGTGCTGACCGGGGCAGCCGTGCCCGGCTCTCGGGCCGGGATTCTGGTCAGGGCGGAGAGCGCGTCCGTGGAGTTGCGCGGATCGGGGCAGGCCGGACATACCCTGCGCGTGGACGGGCTGACGGTCTCCGGCTACGGGGTGACGGCCCGTGCTTCAGGCTCCGTGACCGGAGTGGGCTCTGCGGCCCGGCTCACAGCCTCCGTGGGGGTGGACCCTTTTGCTGTGCGCCAGACACTGGCGGCCCTGGGCATGGATGCGCCCCGGATGGCCGACCCGGCCGCCCTGAGCCGGGCAGGAGCCACGGCGGCTCTGGTGGTGGATGCGGGCGGCTTTGATGTGCGCGAGCTGGAGGCCGTCATCGACGACACGGCCGTTTCCGGCTCCTTCTCCCGGCGCGAGCGCGAGGGCTCGGCCCGGTACGTGCTGCGGCTTGCCATCACCAGCCTTGACCTGGACCGCTATCTGCCCTTGTCCAAGGCGGAGCGGCCCGGTCCGCCCCCTGCGGAAGAAGGGCTCCGCGATGCAGTCCCGCTCATGGACGTTGCCTGGCTGCGCGGGTTGAGCCTGGACCTTGAGGCCACAGTGCAGTCCCTTCGGTTCGGCGGGGTCAGGATGACCGATGTGCAGGCTGCTGCCGGAGCGCGGCACGGACTGGTCCGCATCAGCCCGGTCAAGGCGGCTCTCTATGGCGGCCAGGCGGCCCTGGGGCTGACCGTCAACGCGGTGAGCGACCATCCGGCAAGTGATTTGATTGTCGGCGTGGAACGTGTGGATGTGTGCGGCCTGTCGCGAGACGCTTGGGGCGGCGGGGAATATCAGGGGGTGCTGACCCTCAACGCCGCGCTGGGTTGCCAGGGCACCCGGCGCGAGGCCATGCTGCGCAGCATGAATGGCCGGTTCACCCTGGGGCTTTCCGACGGCGTATTTCCTGGCGTGGACCTGATGGGGCTGGCCCGGACGGCCCAGGAGCGCCGGGCACAGGGACAGGGATCGGTGGAAGCGGCCGACACGGATTCCACCCGTTTCGGGTCCATCACGGCCACGGGCGTGGTCAGCAACGGAGTCTTGCGCAGTCGCGACTTGGAGGTCAAGGCGCCGGGGCTGCGGGCCGACGGCCAGGGAAGCGTCGACCTGCCCTCGGGACGCATCGACTCCTTGATCAAGGTCAAACTGGTGCCCACGGCCCAGGGCCAGGGTGGCAGATCCTCGGACAATCTCTATGGGGTCATGGTTCCCATCCGGGTGACGGGTACCGTGGAGCATCCACGCTACCGGGTTTCCATTCAGGAATACATCAGGGTCTTGGGCGGCGCGGTCCTGGACACTGCCGAAAGCGTTGTCGAAGGAGTGAGCGGTGTACTCAAGGACGTAGGCAAGGCCATTGTCGGCGGCGAGGAGACCAGGGAAGGGGGTGCCGACGGAAAGCGGAGCTTCTTCGGCCTGTTCTGA
- the fliG gene encoding flagellar motor switch protein FliG, which yields MANFTGPQKTAIVLLALGDKFTGDVFKRMERNEIAAVSKAMLETDSVPREQVLEVLKEYNEALAYGAELLMGGAETVKRLLTKSLDSETAKYIMDSLDLDTGPTPFQELENVSPRILAQILRNEHPQTLALILGHLHPDQAAELIQNLPAGVRAEVLMRLAKLEAVAEEMLMEVDKVLQSQLIAMGGKEGKKVGGVSAVAEILNAVDRNTEEEVLSEIEEESTQMAEDIRNLMFVFEDIKGIDDIAIRELLKEVSNEDLTIALKGASDELKDKFFKNLSERASTMIKEDLEIMPPKKLSEVEAAQQNIVKTVRRLEDEGKIVISRGGSDVFV from the coding sequence ATGGCCAACTTCACCGGACCGCAAAAAACAGCCATCGTGCTGCTCGCCCTGGGCGACAAGTTCACTGGCGACGTGTTCAAGCGGATGGAGCGCAACGAGATCGCGGCCGTGTCCAAGGCCATGCTCGAGACCGACTCCGTTCCCCGTGAACAGGTGCTCGAAGTGCTCAAGGAGTACAACGAGGCCCTGGCCTACGGCGCGGAACTGCTCATGGGCGGCGCGGAGACGGTCAAGCGGCTGCTGACCAAGTCCCTGGACAGCGAGACAGCCAAGTATATCATGGATTCCCTGGACCTGGACACCGGCCCGACGCCCTTCCAGGAGCTGGAGAACGTCAGCCCGCGCATCCTGGCGCAGATTCTCAGGAACGAGCATCCCCAGACCCTGGCGCTCATCCTGGGCCACCTGCACCCCGATCAGGCTGCCGAACTCATCCAGAACCTGCCCGCAGGCGTTCGCGCCGAGGTGCTCATGCGTCTGGCCAAGCTCGAGGCCGTGGCCGAGGAGATGCTCATGGAAGTGGACAAGGTTCTGCAAAGCCAGCTCATTGCCATGGGCGGCAAGGAAGGCAAGAAGGTCGGCGGCGTCTCGGCCGTGGCCGAGATCCTCAACGCTGTGGACCGCAACACCGAGGAAGAGGTTCTCTCCGAGATCGAGGAGGAGTCCACCCAGATGGCCGAGGACATCAGAAACCTCATGTTCGTGTTCGAGGATATCAAGGGCATCGACGACATCGCCATTCGCGAACTGCTCAAGGAGGTCTCCAACGAGGACCTGACCATCGCCCTCAAGGGTGCCAGCGACGAGCTCAAGGACAAGTTCTTCAAGAACCTCTCCGAACGCGCCAGCACCATGATCAAGGAAGACCTGGAGATCATGCCGCCCAAGAAGCTCTCCGAGGTCGAGGCCGCACAGCAGAACATCGTCAAGACCGTCCGCCGCCTGGAGGACGAGGGCAAGATCGTCATCAGCAGAGGTGGAAGCGATGTCTTTGTCTAG
- the fliE gene encoding flagellar hook-basal body complex protein FliE: MVVKSVAINAYQSAMDMRRRSVDSTVAARLQKPTPPAQGFNETLKNSLTKVNDMESEKKLMIEEFASGKKQNVHELMITMQKAGLAMSMTSAVRNKVMTAYQEIMKMPL, encoded by the coding sequence ATGGTCGTCAAAAGCGTCGCCATCAATGCCTACCAGAGCGCAATGGACATGCGCCGCAGGTCCGTGGATTCCACCGTGGCCGCCCGGCTGCAAAAGCCGACCCCGCCGGCCCAGGGGTTCAACGAGACCCTCAAGAACTCGCTGACCAAGGTGAACGACATGGAGTCGGAAAAAAAGCTGATGATCGAGGAATTCGCCTCGGGCAAAAAGCAGAACGTCCACGAACTGATGATCACCATGCAAAAGGCCGGGCTGGCCATGTCCATGACCAGCGCGGTTCGCAACAAGGTGATGACCGCCTACCAGGAAATAATGAAGATGCCGCTCTAG
- a CDS encoding FliI/YscN family ATPase: MIVAAKSRLGLLEQFDPCQTFGKVTKVVGLIAEGHGIRAPLGSVCHLIPENAKPIAAEVVGFRDGACLFMPYADMRGIGPGSLIRNAATPPHVPVGNALLGRAVDAFGDPLDTKGPITPETFVPLHRDPPNPLERPRICDPLDVGIRSVNALLTLGKGQRVGIMAGSGVGKSTTLGMIARYTKADINVIALVGERGREVVEFMERDLGPEGMARSVLVVATSDKSPLIRMRAAYAATAVAEFFRDQGKDVLLMMDSVTRFAMAGREVGLAVGEPPTRGGYTPSVFSHLPQLLERAGKSATGSITGIYTVLVDGDDFSEPIADATRSILDGHIVLTRELADLGHYPAIDVLRSVSRLRSDIVTSQAQADGQAMLRHMATFKRVEDMVNIGAYQKGANAEVDKAIAMVAPINGFLRQQVAERESLDSAMEKLHSLVADNDQKGQPGAKANQPGQQGNAQSPRFQTAKPQQVKRVPIPPSAIPVTRS, translated from the coding sequence ATGATCGTGGCGGCCAAATCCCGACTCGGCCTGCTGGAGCAGTTCGACCCCTGCCAGACCTTCGGCAAGGTGACCAAAGTGGTGGGCCTCATCGCCGAAGGACACGGCATCAGAGCCCCGCTCGGCTCGGTCTGCCATCTCATCCCCGAAAACGCCAAGCCCATCGCCGCCGAAGTGGTTGGCTTCCGCGACGGCGCCTGCCTGTTCATGCCCTATGCCGACATGCGCGGCATCGGGCCGGGCAGCTTGATCCGCAACGCGGCCACCCCGCCCCATGTGCCGGTCGGCAACGCCCTGCTCGGTCGCGCAGTGGACGCCTTCGGCGACCCCTTGGACACCAAAGGCCCCATCACGCCCGAAACATTCGTCCCCCTGCACCGGGACCCGCCCAACCCCCTGGAGAGACCGCGCATCTGCGACCCCCTTGATGTTGGCATCCGCTCGGTCAACGCCCTGCTTACCCTGGGCAAGGGCCAGCGCGTGGGCATCATGGCCGGTTCCGGTGTCGGCAAATCGACCACGCTGGGCATGATCGCCCGCTACACCAAGGCGGACATCAACGTCATCGCCCTGGTGGGCGAACGCGGCAGGGAGGTGGTGGAGTTCATGGAGCGCGACCTCGGCCCCGAGGGCATGGCCCGCAGCGTACTGGTGGTGGCCACCTCGGACAAAAGCCCGCTGATCCGTATGCGCGCTGCCTATGCGGCCACGGCCGTGGCCGAATTCTTCCGCGATCAAGGCAAGGACGTGTTGCTGATGATGGACTCCGTCACCCGGTTTGCCATGGCCGGACGCGAGGTGGGACTGGCCGTAGGCGAACCCCCCACTCGCGGCGGCTACACTCCGAGCGTTTTCAGCCACCTGCCCCAACTGCTGGAGCGTGCGGGAAAAAGCGCCACAGGGTCCATCACCGGCATTTACACCGTGCTCGTGGACGGCGATGACTTTTCCGAACCCATCGCCGACGCCACCCGATCCATTCTCGACGGCCATATCGTGCTCACCCGCGAACTGGCCGACCTCGGCCACTACCCGGCCATCGACGTGCTCCGCTCCGTCAGCCGCCTGCGCTCGGACATCGTCACCTCCCAGGCCCAGGCCGACGGGCAGGCGATGCTGCGCCACATGGCCACCTTCAAACGCGTGGAGGATATGGTCAACATCGGAGCCTACCAGAAAGGGGCCAACGCGGAAGTGGACAAGGCCATCGCCATGGTCGCCCCCATCAACGGCTTTCTGCGCCAGCAGGTGGCCGAACGCGAGTCTCTCGACTCCGCCATGGAAAAACTCCACTCACTGGTGGCAGACAACGACCAGAAAGGTCAGCCCGGCGCCAAGGCAAATCAGCCCGGCCAGCAGGGCAACGCCCAGTCCCCCAGATTCCAGACGGCCAAGCCCCAACAGGTCAAGCGGGTCCCCATCCCGCCGTCCGCCATCCCCGTGACCCGGTCCTAG
- the fliF gene encoding flagellar basal-body MS-ring/collar protein FliF translates to MPPFVTEYLSKMQGFWSDRTAAQRILIAGLAVSVVLAFALMIYWMNKPDYKVLMTNLYPEDASRVVGMLQSAKERYKIDDNGSTILVPADRVYELRLKVAGEGNLHGQGIGFEIFDDVKIGQTDFVQHINFQRALQGELSRTISEFPQIDQARVHLVIPKKSLFIEDQMPPSAAIILQLRDNTKLAPNEVQGVVNLVSMAVEGLQPKNITVTDMKGRPLYTPEDDSSGLALSSTQLDFKADMENTTQRRIMELLGPVVGPDKVIARVNADLDFSQKTIRKESFDPDGSVVRSETRSEETTAGAASLAGGEPDANFRGDGFTGTRTTQDSTRESRTTNFEINRQEENIIAPVGELKRLSVAVIVDGTWRTDEETGKSVYVPRSEEELERIRNLIAGAVGFDSIRGDSIEVSNISFGEPTLFDGDSLMRTMLEYAQRLGKPFLNGLLIFLFLILVVRPVIMALIRPRVAEQEIEEMAGLPGSQRLALEEDEIDEEAMDMSRRLENAKNHAVQLSDDNMDQAVHLLKSWLAQEA, encoded by the coding sequence ATGCCTCCGTTCGTCACAGAATACCTCTCCAAGATGCAAGGCTTCTGGTCGGACCGCACCGCGGCCCAGCGCATCCTCATCGCGGGCTTGGCCGTTTCCGTGGTCTTGGCCTTCGCGCTGATGATCTACTGGATGAACAAGCCCGACTACAAGGTGCTCATGACCAATCTCTACCCTGAGGATGCCTCAAGGGTGGTGGGCATGCTCCAGTCCGCCAAGGAGCGATACAAGATCGACGACAACGGCAGCACCATTCTGGTTCCGGCCGACCGGGTCTACGAACTGCGCCTGAAGGTGGCTGGCGAAGGCAACCTCCACGGCCAGGGCATCGGCTTTGAAATATTTGACGATGTCAAGATCGGCCAGACCGACTTTGTGCAACACATCAACTTCCAGCGCGCACTTCAGGGCGAACTCTCCCGCACCATTTCCGAATTTCCGCAGATCGACCAGGCCCGAGTGCACCTGGTCATCCCCAAAAAGAGCCTGTTCATCGAAGACCAGATGCCCCCCTCGGCGGCCATCATCCTCCAGCTTCGCGACAACACCAAGCTCGCGCCCAACGAGGTGCAGGGCGTGGTCAACCTGGTCTCCATGGCGGTCGAGGGCCTCCAGCCCAAGAACATCACCGTGACCGACATGAAGGGCCGCCCTCTCTACACCCCGGAGGATGACTCGTCGGGCCTGGCCCTGTCCAGCACCCAGCTCGACTTTAAGGCCGACATGGAAAACACCACCCAGCGGCGGATCATGGAGCTGCTCGGCCCGGTGGTCGGCCCGGACAAGGTCATCGCCAGGGTCAACGCGGACCTTGATTTCAGCCAAAAAACCATCCGCAAGGAGAGCTTTGACCCCGACGGCTCGGTGGTCCGCTCCGAGACCCGCAGCGAGGAAACCACGGCAGGTGCCGCGTCCCTGGCCGGGGGCGAGCCCGACGCCAACTTCCGCGGCGACGGTTTCACCGGCACGCGCACCACTCAGGATTCCACCCGAGAGTCGCGCACGACCAACTTCGAGATCAACAGGCAGGAAGAAAATATCATCGCCCCTGTCGGGGAGTTGAAACGGTTGAGCGTTGCGGTTATCGTGGACGGAACATGGCGGACCGACGAGGAAACCGGCAAGTCGGTGTATGTCCCGCGCTCGGAAGAAGAGCTTGAACGCATCAGGAATCTGATAGCCGGGGCCGTGGGCTTTGACAGCATCCGGGGCGACTCCATCGAGGTGAGCAACATCTCCTTTGGCGAACCGACCCTCTTCGACGGCGACTCGCTGATGCGCACCATGCTCGAATACGCCCAGCGGCTCGGCAAGCCCTTCCTCAACGGTCTGCTCATCTTCCTGTTCCTCATCCTGGTGGTGCGGCCGGTGATCATGGCCCTGATCCGCCCCCGCGTTGCAGAGCAGGAGATCGAGGAGATGGCGGGCCTGCCCGGCTCGCAGCGCCTCGCCCTGGAAGAGGACGAGATCGACGAGGAGGCCATGGACATGTCCAGACGCCTCGAAAACGCCAAAAACCACGCGGTGCAACTGTCCGACGACAACATGGATCAGGCCGTGCACCTGCTCAAGAGCTGGCTCGCCCAGGAGGCGTAG
- a CDS encoding FliH/SctL family protein encodes MSLSRPHSATRGPLSGKVIIGMDSPGPDEMTIQELEGKRQLLWDESINEEYLSKVRQRAQEKAKEIILFAELEAEALRATARHEGYQEGLAQSQADVEQHTRAMSEEMEKLLTMLGAHGTDIFEARRRDVVALVRLAVEKTLRIEMSQSRKASLESLMREALERIESKRQLVIRCAEEDAADLDAFLKDIQARTPSLEQWTVKPDPSLADGGVVVEAAEAKVDNSVATRWKGVGALLDQLADAVTHDEPPADGE; translated from the coding sequence ATGTCTTTGTCTAGACCCCACAGCGCGACCAGAGGCCCGCTGAGCGGCAAGGTCATCATCGGCATGGACTCGCCCGGACCGGACGAAATGACCATCCAGGAGCTGGAAGGCAAGCGCCAGCTTCTCTGGGATGAATCCATCAACGAGGAGTACCTGAGCAAGGTTCGCCAACGCGCCCAGGAGAAAGCAAAGGAAATCATACTGTTCGCCGAGCTGGAGGCTGAGGCCCTGCGGGCCACGGCACGCCACGAAGGCTACCAGGAGGGATTGGCCCAATCCCAGGCGGACGTGGAACAGCACACCAGGGCCATGTCCGAGGAAATGGAAAAACTCCTGACCATGCTCGGTGCCCACGGCACGGATATTTTCGAGGCCCGCAGACGCGACGTGGTGGCCCTGGTCAGGCTGGCCGTGGAAAAGACCCTGCGCATCGAAATGAGCCAAAGCCGCAAGGCATCTCTCGAATCCCTCATGCGCGAGGCCCTTGAACGCATCGAATCTAAAAGGCAGTTGGTCATCCGTTGCGCCGAGGAGGACGCGGCCGATCTGGACGCCTTTCTCAAGGACATCCAGGCGCGAACCCCCTCCCTTGAACAATGGACGGTCAAGCCCGACCCGTCGCTGGCCGACGGCGGCGTGGTGGTCGAAGCGGCAGAGGCCAAGGTGGACAACTCGGTGGCCACACGCTGGAAGGGAGTGGGCGCCCTCCTCGACCAGCTCGCCGATGCTGTCACCCACGACGAGCCCCCCGCAGACGGAGAATGA
- a CDS encoding MerR family transcriptional regulator produces the protein MEELQEFKRYKIGQAAREIGVKTYVLRFWEGEFEEIEPIRTESGQRLYTEEHLEIIREIKRLLYDEKLTIDGAKRKLRSREQGGLLREIHDELLTIRNLLRR, from the coding sequence ATGGAAGAGTTGCAGGAGTTCAAACGGTACAAGATAGGTCAGGCCGCACGCGAGATCGGGGTCAAGACCTATGTGCTGCGTTTTTGGGAGGGCGAGTTTGAGGAGATCGAGCCCATCCGCACCGAAAGCGGACAGCGCCTTTACACCGAAGAACATCTTGAAATAATTCGTGAAATTAAGCGCCTGCTGTACGACGAAAAGTTGACCATCGACGGAGCAAAGCGCAAGCTGCGCAGCCGCGAGCAAGGGGGGCTGCTGCGCGAGATTCATGACGAACTCCTGACTATCCGAAATCTTCTGCGGCGGTGA